A window of the Emys orbicularis isolate rEmyOrb1 chromosome 1, rEmyOrb1.hap1, whole genome shotgun sequence genome harbors these coding sequences:
- the LOC135873091 gene encoding olfactory receptor 52E4-like has product MSDSNTTDFTNPSTFILLGIPGLEIAHVWISIAFCTMYAIAILGNFTILFIVKIEPSLHEPMYYFLCMLAVSDLVLSTSTLPKMLSIFWFNSREIDFSACLTQMYFIHCFLTMESGIFVAMALDRYVAICDPLRHSTILTNHVVAMISLAVVLRGCVLVLPTPFLARRWPYCTTNIIPHTYCELACNDTLISSYYCLFLVFFVTGLDMLFIAVSYTQILRTIFSLPTKDTRLKTFGNCGSHFCVILAFYIPGLFSFLTQQFGHNVALHFHVLMANIYLLVPPMLNPIIYGVRTRQIRDRLLRLFPHKRT; this is encoded by the coding sequence atgtcagattccaacacaaccgacttcaccaacccctccaccttcatcctgctgggcattcctggcctggagatAGCCCACGTCTGGATCTCCATCGCCTTCTGCACCATGTATgccatagccatcttggggaacttcaccatcctgttcattgTGAAGATAGAACcgagcctccatgagcccatgtactatttcctctgcatgctggctgtCTCTGATCTGGTCCTGTCTACATCCACcctgcccaaaatgctgagcatcttctggttcaattccagggagatcgatttcagtgcctgcctcacccagatgtacttcattcactgcttctTAACGATGGAGTCTGGGATCTTTGTGGCCATGGCTTTGGATCGTTACGTGGCCATCTgcgatcccctgagacattccaccatcctgacaaaccATGTGGTGGCCATGATCAGCCTGGCCGTGGTGCTGCGTGGTTGTGTGCTCGTactgcccactcccttcctggcGAGGCGGTGGCCATATTGCACAACCAACATCATTCCCCACACGTACTGTGAGCTGGCCTGCAACGATACCCTCATCAGTAGTTACTACTGCCTCTTTTTGGTATTCTTTGTGACTGGTCTGGATATGCTTTTTATCGCTGTGTCCTACACCCAGATCCTCAGGAccatcttcagcctccccacaaaggacaCCCGGCTCAAGACATTTGGGAACTGCGGCTCTCACTTCTGTGTCATCTTAGCCTTTTACATCCCCGGTCTATTCTCCTTCCTCACGCAGCAGTTTGGCCACAATGTGGCCCTCCATTTCCATGTTCTCATGGCCAACATATACCTCCTGGTGCCccccatgctaaaccccatcatctacggaGTGAGAACCAGACAGatccgggacaggctgctccGTCTCTTTCCTCATAAAAGGACCTAA